Proteins encoded in a region of the Zea mays cultivar B73 chromosome 4, Zm-B73-REFERENCE-NAM-5.0, whole genome shotgun sequence genome:
- the LOC103655990 gene encoding phenylalanine ammonia-lyase: protein MVAEYRQPLVKIEGASLSITQVATGAGEARVKLDESARSRVKASSDWIMNSMMNRTDSYGVTTGFDAMSHRRTKEGGALQRELIRFLNAGAFGTGTDGHVLPAKATCATMLVRINTLLQGYSGIRFEILEAIVKLLNANVTPCLPLRGTVTASRDLVPLSYIADLVTGRENFVALAPDGSKVNATEAFKIAGIQGGFFELQPKEGLAMVNGTTLGSGLASTVLFEANILAILAEVLSAVFCEVMNGKPEYTDHLTHKLKHHPGQIEAAAIMEHILEGSSFMKLAKKLGELDPLMKPKQDRYALRTSPQWLIRSVFSNVSKCCVWKPSEAAASSSSSSSSSSDDDDTPSTAARSTRSSNPVLSSWSSDEPQLELPKEILNKFLDYGFKGAEIAMASYCYELQFLGNPVTNHVLKYV from the exons ATGGTGGCCGAGTACCGCCAACCCTTGGTGAAGATCGAGGGCGCCAGCCTCAGCATCACGCAGGTGGCCACCGGCGCTGGCGAGGCCCGGGTCAAGCTGGACGAGTCTGCCCGTAGTCGGGTCAAGGCAAGCAGCGACTGGATCATGAACAGCATGATGAACCGCACCGACAGCTACGGCGTCACCACCGGCTTCGACGCCATGTCGCACAGGAGGACCAAGGAGGGCGGCGCTCTCCAGAGGGAGCTCATCAGGTTCCTCAACGCCGGCGCCTTCGGCACCGGCACGGACGGCCACGTCCTCCCGGCCAAGGCGACGTGCGCGACCATGCTCGTCCGCATCAACACCCTCCTCCAGGGGTACTCTGGGATCCGCTTCGAGATCCTCGAGGCGATCGTCAAGCTGCTCAACGCCAACGTCACGCCGTGCCTGCCGCTGCGCGGCACGGTCACTGCGTCCAGAGACCTTGTGCCGCTCTCCTACATTGCCGACCTCGTCACTGGGCGTGAGAACTTTGTTGCGCTCGCCCCAGACGGCAGCAAGGTCAACGCCACCGAGGCATTCAAGATTGCCGGAATCCAGGGCGGCTTCTTCGAGCTGCAGCCCAAGGAGGGTCTTGCGATGGTGAACGGCACGACCTTGGGCTCTGGCCTCGCCTCCACTGTGCTCTTCGAGGCTAACATCCTTGCCATCCTCGCCGAGGTCCTGTCTGCCGTGTTCTGCGAGGTCATGAACGGCAAGCCGGAGTACACCGACCACCTGACCCACAAGCTCAAGCACCACCCGGGACAGATCGAGGCTGCTGCCATCATGGAGCACATCTTGGAGGGCAGCTCCTTCATGAAGCTTGCCAAGAAGCTTGGCGAGCTCGACCCCTTGATGAAGCCCAAGCAGGACCGGTACGCGCTCCGCACGTCGCCGCAGTGGCTCATTCGTTCAGTATTTAGTAATGTCAGCAAATGCTGCGTATGGA AGCCATCAgaggccgccgcctcctcctcgtcgtcgtcgtcctcgtcgtctGATGATGATGATACACCTTCAACTGCAGCCCGTAGCACTAGATCAAGTAATCCTGTGTTGTCCTCATGGTCCTCTGATGAACCTCAACTGGAGCTGCCAAAAGAGATACTTAATAAATT CCTGGACTACGGCTTTAAGGGCGCCGAGATCGCCATGGCGTCCTACTGCTACGAGCTGCAGTtcctggggaacccggtcaccaaCCACGTCCTGAAGTATGTCTGA